ATCCATACGAACTATGTCGCTTTATACGTTCCCATCAAACTGCCTTTAGCCAAAATATGACCTTGCATTGCTTGCAGCAAATTTGCTTTCGTCGTTTTTTCAGTAAGTTGTGACAACTCTACTCCAAGAGCATACACATCAAAATAATAACGATGTGTTCCTGATGGAGGTTTTGGACCACCATAACCAGTCTTGCCGTAATCATTTGTTCCCAATGAAATACCACTGCTTGCTTTACTTAAAGCGCCTTCTGGCAAACCTTGCATTGTTACTGGAATATTAAAAGCTACCAAATGAACCCATTCTTTAGTTGGCGCATCAGGATCGCGGCAAATAATTGCATAACTTTTAGTACCCTTAGGTCCAGCTGTCCATGAAAGCTGAGGAGAAATATTTTCGTTAGGCACATAGCCATACTTTGATGGAATTGGACTATTTGCTTTAAATGATTGACTCGTCAGTGTTAAATTAGCCTGGGCAGATGATGCATTCATATTATCACTCCTTACATGAAACAAACATAAAACCAAAAATATAATGCCAACAGATGTATCATATTTTTTACAATCCATTATTTTTCCTCTAAAAATATAAAGAAAGACTAACCCTTATTACAACTTTTATGAACTAAATTCATCATCATTTTCTGTTGAACGATGTGAGCAAGTACTAGCACGTCCACTCGGAAAAGAATCATCATCTTTCGAAAAAACATGTTGTGATTGCCTTGAATATTTTTCTACCAACAATCTTGCCAAAATTATTTCAACTTCTTGCATGAAAATAGAATTTTTAGCCAATGATCCACTTGATATGCATTCATGTTCTATAGCATAAATCTTTGTAACTAATTGTTTCGACTCAAGGCGTAAATTACCAAGATGATATTCTACTAATTCTAGTCTCTTTTCGGCAGCTGCTACGTGCTGCACAGCAATCGCAACACGAGAATGAATTCCACCAACAACTTCGTTAACGTCTTGTACAAGCTTTTCAAAATCTAGCTTTATGTTATCTAATCGTGAAAGCTTAGAATCTATTTCAGTCCAAGATAATTCCAAATTTAATTTCTTCATGTCTAGTTGCGAAAAATAAGTTTTAAATTCTTCTATCTCTTTAGCAAAACGTTGCTGCTCCAATACCGATACACGGCGTTCCATCTCTGCTAAGCGATTGAACTGACTATCTCGTAATTCGTCTACTATTTCACTTGAACCTTGAAAATATCTTACAGATAAAGAACTACCTGCTGATTTTCTTAAAGTTGCCCCAGAAGAAACATTTTCCATTTCTGAAGTTACTTGAGATAGTTCAGCACTAGAAGCATGTAATGTATTTTTTATTTCAACGATCCCTAAGCAGCATAAAATAATTATAAAAAGTTTCATTTTCATATAAATTCCTTTTTTCATTCGTTTGATTAAGACCATAAAGATTTACGGACAATTTATGACACTATTTCTATCATAGTCAATCAACTAAACCTTCCAAGTCTCATTTTAAATTATCTATACCCTAAACCAAAACTCTTGATTTCATGATCAAAGCTATGCAAAACTATACATACAAAGGGGTTTATCTAAATTAGGGGATAGTTTATATGATCATAAAAAAATTTTTTCTTACGTCACTATGCTGCTTAGCAGCCTTTTATTCGACAACGTATAGCAGCTTGCGACAATTTTCGCAACCTACACCAAAACTTACAGGAGAAGCGCTAAAAGGTTTAACCCTGCAGCCACTTCGTCAAGAAGCTAGGACTGTACAACTGCCACAAACTACAATACATCCTAAAACAATAAAACAAATGCAAGCAGAATTGATGCCAGGGCTACAGCCAGATCAGCCCTTATGGACAACCCAAAAATTAAGACGCATTCGTATTGATCAACCGAAAATGAGTGATTTCTCACAAGATTTAGCATTGAAATGGCAACAACCAACTACAAAAATAAATTCCGAAAGCTCAGATCGAGGGTCAGCCGGGTCTCAAACAGGCATGTTTAGAGCTACTGCTCCACGATTAATGTCTCGACAGCAGGCCGCAAACATACTTGGTGTTTCTGAGTATGCATCTTTAAAAGATATACAATCTGCCTATATCCAAGCTGCAAAGAAAGCACATCCTGATGCTGGTGGTAGCAATGAGGCAATGAGAGAAGTTATAGATGCTAGAGATCTTTTAAGCGGAAAAAGAGACGCAGACGAGCAACGCGAGCAAGAAGGTAAAGGCCCTAAAAAACCTTATTTCTCTACAAAAGCTAAACTTGTTGCTGGAGCCGTAGGAACCACTGCTGCTACTAGAATTGGCATAGCAGCTAAAGAGATACATGAAGACTGGGTTGATAGACGTGAAAGAACAGAAAGAAAAAAACTCGAAGATTTAAAGCCACGTAACCGTCCAGAAAATATGACGGATGATCAGCTCAAAGAAGAAAAATATGATTCAGGTCATACATTTAAGCATTATATCTTGGGCTATGATCATACTGATTATACACACGAATATGCTAAGCAACGATTAGCCCAGTTAAATGCAGAATTGGCAAAACGTCATGCAACACAAGAGGAGCAGCGTACACATGAAAGAGCTACTACCTACGAAGAGTGGGCTAACCGAGGCTAACTTTTATATTGGCACGCTACATTAAAAAAATTACATAAAAATAAAGTCACTCAAAATGCTTGAGTGACTTTATTTTTAAAAAACTATTTTTAATGAAGCGTTATTTTTTTCGTTTATACAATCTTAAACCAACAAACATCAGTCCAGCAAAAACAGATAATAATGCTGCAACAAACAACATTAAATTGTTTTTATTGAAAGAAATTTTATTGCTGTCGAGCGAGTTTAATTGATGTTCATGCGTCAATTTTTCTAATTTTTGTTGATGCTTTAACTCTTCAAATTCTTTTTGCGCATTTCTTTGACGATGTGCTTCTTTTTCTCGTTCAATGTTTCTTACTACAGCTTGAAAGCCACCGTCTGTTTCAACTGCCATTTTAGCATACACCTTTGCTTGCGCGCGGTCATAACCAAGGTCTTGAAACATCTTAGTATATTCTGCGATTTGTCTATGATGTGCATTAAGACCAACTAAAGCCGCAATTCCACAGCCTAGTCCTACACCAATTACTTCAGCAGCAGATGGCTCATGATAAACCACATGCCTGTAAACTACTGGTTCATGGTACACAACAACCGGCACTTCTCTGTAAAAGAAAGGATATGGTAATGCCTGATGTGCGCTCAATAACGATAGAATCGAAAGAAATGTAAATTTTGTAATATTTTTCATAAAATCCCCCTTTAATATTGATATATTCTATACAAAAAGGGTATCATATAAGCCAAAAACACACAAAGGGGTTGGGGTCTTTTATGCTGCTAAAACGAATTCTTTGCTTTTGACAATTCAGAAATAGGCAGCGTAAAAGCATCAACAAAATTACTGTGTTTTTTTAATCGAGGCTGAATTTTTAATACCAATTCAGCTACAGGAACAGATTTAGAAACATTTGGAGGCGTTGTTTGTAATTCTTGCAATTGTCTTACGAGTTCATCTTTTTCACGCTGTAATTCATCTTTTTCACGCTGCATAGTACGTATTAAATCAAGTTCACGATCCATTGTTCGTCGTGCTGCAAAAGTCCAATCTTTTTGTTTTGCCATTTTTAATTGATCAATACCTAAATCTTCTTGTTGCTGTAAATTAGTACGCTCCAATGTCGACTCAGACAACAGTTCTTTTATTTCTTGCAAGCATCTTGCCCTTGCCAAGCATCTTTTTTTTATAACTTTTCTAGCTTCTGCTTGCTGTTCTGCTTCAAAAAATCTTTTAGCTGACTCTCTATTTGCAGCAACTATAAACGCAAGAGCTTTCTGTTCTTTTTCTTTTTCTATTGAAGCTGCTACCTCAATGTCCAAATCTCGTAAAAGCTGATCTGATAGATAATTTTTTTGTTCTATCATTTCTTTCTCAAAAGCTATTTTTTGCAAAAATTGTTTTTGAGAAAGCAGGAATTGTTCACATTCTTGAGCAATTTGGTCTCGTCCAAGATCGCATGCTTTAACAACAGCTTTACGCTCTGAAGCAATCTTTATTTGCCATAAACGATCTGCTTTCTGCATCTCTTCAACTAACAATTTTTGCTGAAACTCATTTTGTAATTTTTTTTGATTTTCAATGTACGCTTGAACATCTTGCTGTATTTTATGATCCATAAAATCAGACGCATCATCTAAAAAAACACATTTAAATGAATTTACACAACCATTTTGATCTAAAACCACTGCTATAATATCTTTTTGATAACCATCGAAACAATGCTTTGCTATTTCATGATAGCTTTGCATTCCTTGTTCCCCCATCATGAGCTTATATGTTTGATTCCAATTCTTTATTATTATTGCTTCGACTTTCATGACAACCTGCTTTAAAAGATCTTTTTTAAAATCTATTAATGCTAATTTACTCATATTTGGATTCAAAAAATTCTGTAATTTAATCTGTTCCATATGTATCGCTAATTCATTAAATAGAGGTTCTAAAATAAACTCACTATCCTTTTCTTTTAAAAGTTTTGCCAACTCTACTTTGGCCCACATAGGCACTACAAGAGCTGAATGTGTTGCTACTGTTGCAACAGTAGATTGCATAACTGTTTCTGATGATTGTGCGGCCTGTAACCCTTGTGAGAGTAATGATGCAGGCATATCAACATTTATAACTGAAAAACCCTTTGCTCCATTTGTTTGACCTCTCAAGTATGAATTTTCAACTAATGAAACAAGGGTGTTCACAAACGAATCACCTACAACACTATGACGCTTAAAAGGTTCTTGCTGAACCAACGTATCAGAAACTGAAGTACCTGAAGCAAGTGGTTCAGTTTGTGGCGATTGTTCAAATGTCTGAACAGCTTGCTTTATAACTTGATCGATATAACTAAATAAAGCTTTTTCATTGATGGCACAAATACCTTCATTAAAAAAACATTCTTCAGGAAACTGATAGGAGATATCTTGAATCAATTGGTAATATTGATTAACTGCATCTTTACCCAATTTTTCTTCATAAGTCACATTCCATAATATTTCAAAGCGATTAAATAAACGCTTCAAAATATTTGCAACTTCTTTCTCCTGATTTGTTCCAGGAATTCGACCTGCTTGTGTCCAAGCTTTGAATGCTTCCAACCCTATTTTTTTAGAGAGCTTAAGCATACTCTGGTTTTTTATACTCTCTGATGGCGTGTAAGGCAATGCATTTACTAGCGATTCTAATACAGCAACTCTAGCTTGATAATAATTCTCTCCTAATTTTTGCGCCTGCGAACAGTGACTTACGCTACTCGCCATGAATATAAAAAATGATAAAAATAGTAAAAACATAAAACCCCTTTTTCAAAATTAAATTTTACAAGCAAACAAACTATATTTTAATATATTATTTTAATCACGTTACCAAAAGAAATTTAGAAGTCACGCATATTTCTTTATCTCATTATATTGCAGCAGTGCACTTTTTCACCTGTTGAATTTAGATTTTGATTCTATCAAGACTGTAAACATTGCTAAAATTTTACAACCTTTCACAAGTGTTCATATTTTTCTCTAAACTTTGTAAGCTAATTTTTATCATCATTGTTTCAATCTGCAACGACTTGTTTAATTTTTTTTCAATTAATAGTACACTACATCGTATGTTATTATCATTTTTTAGGTGGTTTTTATGTTAATTCTATTTCTTATGATTTCTTTGTTTCATGGCGTTACTCTTGGATCTGAGCAAGGTTTTTTTGCTCAAGAATTACAGCAAAAAGGTTATGAACCTCATGAAGTTAGTTGCTTAAACCAAATATTTACAAAGCTGTTGCTTGAGACACCAAGATCACAATATTTTTCATCACCATTACCCACAGACATTATTAAAACAAAAAATACGACATATCTGTTGGCTGAAGTTATTGCTAAAGCTTGGAATGAAGACATCGAAAAACGCTTTGGCCTGAACAAAGCCAAATTTTATGAAATAGTTGGCAATGCTAATTTACAAGCAATTGACTCTTCTATGTTTGTTTCTCAGGGTTTTAAACCAAGATCTCTAAATAGTACATTTGTCAGAAACTATGATGAACATGCAGAGTTGTGTGGCCTTGTTGATGCTATTATCACTGCAGAAATGCAATGGCATGAGCAAACAATGCGTTTGAAATTTTCATCAAAACGCAGCTGCTCAGATCTACCAATGAAAATAGTATTGCCTAGTGGTAGATATCATTGGAATCCATACTCAGCATCAGCACGTTTTAACACTCCAAAATATCTTCCTTCTCAAGCACCAACTCCTTACTATTCATATTCAAGTTCAGATGTAGGCTCTGACTCAGAAGGAAACTAAATAATTACTGTTCAAACATAAAAAAATCCACTTAAGTGACCTACGCAAATTCTACTGTGCACAGGTTAAAGACATAAAAAAAGACACTCGAGAAACCTATAGTATAGGTTTCTCGAGTGTCTTTTAATTTCTAAAAAGAATTAGACTTTTTAGTCTTGTTCTTCTTCATTACATTCGTCGCCGCAATCTTCGTCGCATTCTTCGCCGTCGCAATCATCTTCTTCAAGCATTGAAGCAAGATCAGCTTCATACTCTGCACGATCAGCAGCAACGCGTTGATCAACCATTTCTTGGAAAGTTACTTTAGTACCATCTTCAAGAAATAGTTCTTTGCCTTCAAGCAATTCTTGCGCAAGTTCAATAGTAATTGCCATTCTGTCGAATTCTTCCATCGGTACAATTACTGATACAGGAAGACCGCCTTGCATAACAATCTGTAAATCATCAGCTGGGTTGAAAACTGTATCTTTTTCGTCTTGCTCTAAAACTGTGTTTTTATCATTTTGTGTCATAAAGGGACCCCTACGGTTTAAATTAAAAATGTAACCTTAATACTTATTTCTTATGTTTTAAGTATATCAAAGCCATGGTTTTTTACAAAGGGGGTATTAGCGCCTTAGTCGCCTGATTTTAATTAAATTTTTACAAATACGGGTATTTGTGGCTGTAAATACTGGTATGGCCCTTTAATAAATCTAATCTAGATCAAAGGACTGCAAATGCTTTGGAATGACCACAGACCAACCAAATCGCTCTTCTATTTTCTTTTGCAGCGACTCACTGGCCTCTAGCTCTCCATGCGTTAAAAACACCTTTTTAATACCCTGATTAAAAGAGCTCAACCACTCCAAAATTTCCTCATAATCGGCATGCGCTGAAAAACTATTTATTATTTTTATTGTTGCATGAACCATATACCATCGGTCATCTATTTTTATTTTATCTGCACCCTCAACTAAAGCTCGTCCTGTAGTGCCTTCTGCTTGAAACCCAACAAAAAGGATGGTATTTTTTGCGTCAAAGATAAAATGTTTAAAATGATGCAATACCCGACCACCATCTGCCATACCACTGCCTGCGATAATGATTGCAGAGCCTGCAACATGATCAATGAGCTTGGACTGCTCTACCGTAGATATATAGGTAGCAATACTAAAGACCTCACTGCATAACTTTGATGATAATGTGTGCTCATCAAGAAAAACACTAAATAAATTAGTAACTTTTGTAGCCATAGGACTATCTAAAAAAATAGGAATTTCTGGAATTATATTTTTCTGTCTTAACTGGTATAAACAATACAGAATCGTTTGAGTTCGTTCTACTGCAAAGGACGGTATTATAAGCACACCTTTTTTCGCTATTGTTTGATTTACTACTTCACCTAACTCCTTTATAGGATCCTCTTGCCCGTGAAGTTTATCACCATAGGTTGATTCAAGAACTAAAAAATCAGTTTGTTTTAGATGAGGAGGTGCTTTCGTTATGAGCTGATGAGGACGTCCAAGGTCCCCAGAAAAAGTAAGCGTTTCTTTGCCGTCAGATATAACAACAAATGATGATCCTAGAATATGAAATGACTGAATCAGTTTAACTTTTAAGCTGCCAAGAGCAAAAACAGTTTCATAGGGTACGGTTCGAAAAAATGTAAGTGCTTTTTCGGCGTCTTTTACAGTATATAAAGGTTCTGCAGAAAAGTGGTGTAAGGAGCTAGCCTTGTGAGCTCTTTTTGCATCTTCTTCTTGTATATTTCCACTATCTTTCAGTAAAATAGCACATAATTCATAGGTTGGTTTTGAACAATATACTTTCCCTTTAAATCCTTTTTTAATCAGTACTGGTATATATCCAGTATGATCCATATGGCCGTGAGTTAGTACTACAGCATCAATACTACTCGGATCTATTGGCAACGCATCCCAATTACGCTTTTCAATTTCTTTTTCGCCCTGAAACAAACCGCAATCAACTAAAATTTTTGTACTATCATGCTCAACAAGGTATTTTGATCCTGTTACTTCACGAGTTGCACCCAAAAAAGTTATTTTCATTTTTTAACCCTACTCTCTCGTATCAAAATAATTTCTAACTTTGATATATAAAAAATATGAGCAAAAAACAAATTCTCTTATGTGTATTCTGAGTTCAAAAAAAATTTACTATAAAAGTTATTCTAAAAGTTTTGAGGAAATCATTAAATCTCTATTAATGATTTCCTCAAAACTTTTTATAAGCATCAATTAATTATGCACATGCCTTTTCAACGCAATCATCGCAACTTTTCATACAATCGCGACACGCTTGCGCACAATCTGCACAAACAATCTTAGCATCTTCGTCGCTACCTGCTCCTAAGCACACATCAACACATGCTGTAGATTTTTCTATAGCTTTTTCACATGCTCGCATAGTTGCATGACAAGCAGTAGAACAAATCGTATTAGTGCATTCTTTGATATGGTCTTTAAAAACAACAACCATATTTTTAGCAACTTGGATAACTTCTTGAGCTGGTTTTATACAATGATGTTTTGGAACTAGATCTCTTACATACTCATCGCACTTTTCAGCACATTCTGTTAACAACGGAATGAGATGTCGACAATCAGCCTTAACTTCTATCATGAAAATCTCCTTTTTTTTGAAAAATTTTACTAACCCAAACCTAAATCACATAATTTTTTTGTCAATTTACTTAAAAAGTTTAAACAAAATCAACGGTCGAACGTACTAACTTAAAGATATTCTGACATCAGACGGTCTAAACTGGTTGAGTAAATTTTTATTTTTAAAATGCTAACTCAAATCCGGCTCTCAAATCTAATCCTCCAACATCAATTTTCGTATTGCCCAAAAATTGTCGTGGAAAAAGATAACGGAAAGCTGTTGTAATTTTCAAATGATTACAAATTGGATAATTTAAACCTAGCTCAACTTCTCCAATACCTTTAAGCATTTTTATTTTTTCAAGTTGACTTTTTTCTCTCATCCAAATAATTCCACCACCAAGTGATGCATAAAATTCTAAGTTGTTTTTAAAGATCAATAATCTTCGCACGGTAAACGTAAGTGGTATTTCTTCCAACTTGGTACAAAAATTTAAAAATGTAGTTCTTCCTTTTGCTCGCCAATAACTTGTTTTAACACCAATACCCCAAAAATCCCATGGATAATAAACAAAATCACCAGTTATAATATTAACCATGCCAAGACCATAAACATCTTTAAATCGACAATCATTTTTAAAAACATACCCAGCAGAAAAAGCTGAACTAAATCGTGGACTTTCTACATCAGCTAATTTTTGATGAGCAATAACTTTCATGCTCGATATAGATAGATATGAACAGATAAAGAACCATATTATTTTTTTCATTTATTCATCTACTTTATTACTTACAAACGTTAAGCCACATTTTATCATAAATATCAATAACACTGACACTATTGGCACTATAATTTACCACATAAGCATATCTACCATCCAACGATATCGCTATAACTGCAGGAGATGAACCAGTTAAAAGCTCCTGGCACAATACTTTATTGGTACACATATCAATAATATTCACCGTTCCTTGACCTGGTGTTAAATCGGTAAATCCAGCTCCAAGATACAACGTGTTATAATTAGTGACATAAGCAAAGCGACCATTAGGAGAAAAAGCAATGCCAGAAGGTTGAATTCCAACAAAAATGGTATCTACGATACTATTTTCATGTAGATCAACGACACTAACCGTACGGCCAACTGGACTAAAATCATTACTTCCAAAATTAGTTATATAAGCATAAAGACCATCTGATGTAATTTTAATTGAATAAGGACCAAACAAACCAGTAATTGTTCCAACAACGGTATTGCTTGCAGTTTTTATGATACTGATAGTTCCTGTACCAACATTTCCATCAACATAATTAATCACATACACATAAGATCCATTAGGGGTTATATCAAGACTAGCTGGAGCAAGACCTACTGTAATTGCAGGACCAATAATCAAATTTGTTACTAAATTAACAACACGCACCGTTGTAGCGTTAGCGCTACCAACACCAGCAGGAGATCCATAATTATTTACATATGCCGTGTTTCCATCTGGTGTAATTACCATACCTGAAGGACCATCAAAGCCTGTAATAACTCCAATAACAGAGTTAGTTTTTATATCTATGATGCTAATTGTTGTAGAATTACTATTGGTTACATAAGCCTTAGTTCCACTGGCATTAATCGTAACAGTATAGGGTTGATCAAAACTAGAATCGCTAATCGTTTTTATTACTTTATTAGTTTCAATATCTATAACACTCACGGTGTTTCCATTAACCAAACCATCATTATTACTATTTGCAATATAAGCAAAACGTCCATTTGGAGTAATTGCAATACCTGAAGGAGTATCTCCTACACCAATAGATGCAATGATTCGATTAATGACAACAGCAGAAATATAGAGTGAATTACAAAAAGTTAGAATGATTGCAAAATATAAACAATTACTTTTTAAAAACATTAATTTATAACTTTCGTTCATGTAATTATTAAAAAACTCGCAAGCACAATAAAAACTTGCTCCGTAGAAATTAAAAAAATTGGCAAACCTTGTCAATCTGATCTTAAAAGGCACGGAGAAACATTCAGTTTGATAGTTGATAAAAACCCACCCAATGCGCCTACGCAAAGTCTGCTTAGCACAGATTACTTGAATAGATTTAAATTTCTAAATTGATGCCTTGTAATCAAAGCATCTCTTTTACA
This DNA window, taken from Candidatus Babeliales bacterium, encodes the following:
- a CDS encoding YbhB/YbcL family Raf kinase inhibitor-like protein; translation: MNASSAQANLTLTSQSFKANSPIPSKYGYVPNENISPQLSWTAGPKGTKSYAIICRDPDAPTKEWVHLVAFNIPVTMQGLPEGALSKASSGISLGTNDYGKTGYGGPKPPSGTHRYYFDVYALGVELSQLTEKTTKANLLQAMQGHILAKGSLMGTYKAT
- a CDS encoding DnaJ domain-containing protein — its product is MIIKKFFLTSLCCLAAFYSTTYSSLRQFSQPTPKLTGEALKGLTLQPLRQEARTVQLPQTTIHPKTIKQMQAELMPGLQPDQPLWTTQKLRRIRIDQPKMSDFSQDLALKWQQPTTKINSESSDRGSAGSQTGMFRATAPRLMSRQQAANILGVSEYASLKDIQSAYIQAAKKAHPDAGGSNEAMREVIDARDLLSGKRDADEQREQEGKGPKKPYFSTKAKLVAGAVGTTAATRIGIAAKEIHEDWVDRRERTERKKLEDLKPRNRPENMTDDQLKEEKYDSGHTFKHYILGYDHTDYTHEYAKQRLAQLNAELAKRHATQEEQRTHERATTYEEWANRG
- a CDS encoding MBL fold metallo-hydrolase, which gives rise to MKITFLGATREVTGSKYLVEHDSTKILVDCGLFQGEKEIEKRNWDALPIDPSSIDAVVLTHGHMDHTGYIPVLIKKGFKGKVYCSKPTYELCAILLKDSGNIQEEDAKRAHKASSLHHFSAEPLYTVKDAEKALTFFRTVPYETVFALGSLKVKLIQSFHILGSSFVVISDGKETLTFSGDLGRPHQLITKAPPHLKQTDFLVLESTYGDKLHGQEDPIKELGEVVNQTIAKKGVLIIPSFAVERTQTILYCLYQLRQKNIIPEIPIFLDSPMATKVTNLFSVFLDEHTLSSKLCSEVFSIATYISTVEQSKLIDHVAGSAIIIAGSGMADGGRVLHHFKHFIFDAKNTILFVGFQAEGTTGRALVEGADKIKIDDRWYMVHATIKIINSFSAHADYEEILEWLSSFNQGIKKVFLTHGELEASESLQKKIEERFGWSVVIPKHLQSFDLD
- a CDS encoding YncE family protein, producing the protein MNESYKLMFLKSNCLYFAIILTFCNSLYISAVVINRIIASIGVGDTPSGIAITPNGRFAYIANSNNDGLVNGNTVSVIDIETNKVIKTISDSSFDQPYTVTINASGTKAYVTNSNSTTISIIDIKTNSVIGVITGFDGPSGMVITPDGNTAYVNNYGSPAGVGSANATTVRVVNLVTNLIIGPAITVGLAPASLDITPNGSYVYVINYVDGNVGTGTISIIKTASNTVVGTITGLFGPYSIKITSDGLYAYITNFGSNDFSPVGRTVSVVDLHENSIVDTIFVGIQPSGIAFSPNGRFAYVTNYNTLYLGAGFTDLTPGQGTVNIIDMCTNKVLCQELLTGSSPAVIAISLDGRYAYVVNYSANSVSVIDIYDKMWLNVCK